The following proteins are encoded in a genomic region of Cytophagales bacterium:
- a CDS encoding type I restriction enzyme HsdR N-terminal domain-containing protein, translating into MDEYKYPKGLIKIESGLRNTDHTLLNKRDLTGQADYKKERLPPRNRGRHRLKEVSPAYWADRRGKRCDIIVYDGSGQPYMVVECKAPSVKITQKTFDQIARYNYSLKATYLIVTNGLLHFCCRIDHRERKYEYLDYIPKHN; encoded by the coding sequence ATTGATGAGTATAAATACCCAAAGGGGCTGATCAAAATTGAAAGTGGATTAAGGAACACAGATCACACCCTGTTAAATAAAAGAGATTTAACAGGGCAGGCAGATTATAAAAAAGAAAGATTACCACCGAGAAATCGGGGCAGGCACAGATTAAAGGAGGTTTCCCCTGCCTATTGGGCAGACAGGCGGGGGAAACGTTGTGATATAATTGTATATGACGGAAGTGGGCAACCTTATATGGTAGTGGAGTGTAAAGCTCCATCTGTAAAAATCACTCAGAAGACATTTGATCAGATCGCAAGATATAATTATAGTTTAAAGGCTACATACCTCATTGTAACAAATGGCTTGTTGCATTTCTGTTGCAGAATAGATCATCGGGAGAGGAAATATGAGTATTTAGATTATATTCCGAAACACAATTAA